In Bacteroidota bacterium, one DNA window encodes the following:
- the cadA gene encoding cadmium-translocating P-type ATPase, whose translation MMHHDHHKMMIEDFKRRFYVTLFLTIPVMLLSPMIQKWFGFDFSFSGSIYVLFSLSSVVFVYGGFPFLKGLVDEFQQRTFGMMTLIAIAITVAYAYSVATVFGLQGMDFFWELCTLILIMLLGHWIEMKSIAGASRELELLVQLLPSSAHLIKGEMTHEVKVDSLNIGDLILIKPGEKIGADGIISDGESYINESMLTGESVPVKKQKGEKVIAGSINGNGSLKISVTHPSKDSYLASVIKLVNDAQKTKSKTQLLADKAARILTIVALAAGISTFFYWWSIANESLAFAMERMVTVIVICCPHALGLAVPLVVAKSTSLSAKHGLLIKNRTAFENSRKVTTVIFDKTGTLTFGNFNVIRYGSFDSSVNDELILQMAFSLEQNSEHPIATGIVKKANVRKLNPLPVSEFKAITGQGITGIINNSKVLVSSPAFIQKNYPEMLLKDSQPNETVVYVLVNDKVSGFISLADEIRPESGRAIERLHVAKIKSILLTGDNNKVAESVSRQLNMDGYYAEVLPHQKLDKIKELQQKGEYIAMAGDGVNDAPALAQADVGIAVGSGSDIAAETAGIVLVNSNPEDIVSLILFGKATYRKMVQNLIWATGYNVVAIPLAAGMFGIMLNPAAGAVLMSLSTIIVAFNARFLKIS comes from the coding sequence ATGATGCACCATGACCATCATAAAATGATGATCGAGGATTTTAAACGTAGGTTTTATGTAACGCTATTCCTTACTATTCCGGTTATGTTGCTTTCGCCTATGATCCAAAAATGGTTTGGTTTTGATTTTTCTTTTTCAGGTTCAATTTATGTTCTCTTCTCTTTATCCTCTGTGGTTTTTGTATATGGAGGATTTCCTTTCCTGAAAGGTCTTGTTGATGAGTTCCAGCAAAGAACTTTTGGAATGATGACCTTGATTGCGATTGCTATCACTGTCGCGTATGCTTATAGTGTTGCTACTGTATTTGGTTTACAAGGGATGGATTTCTTTTGGGAACTATGTACACTTATTCTAATTATGTTACTTGGACATTGGATAGAAATGAAATCTATTGCCGGGGCCTCAAGAGAATTGGAACTGCTGGTACAATTATTACCATCAAGCGCTCATTTAATTAAAGGTGAAATGACCCACGAAGTTAAAGTTGATTCCTTAAATATCGGCGACCTGATTCTAATCAAACCCGGAGAAAAGATTGGAGCCGATGGAATTATTTCAGATGGAGAAAGCTATATTAACGAATCAATGCTTACAGGTGAATCGGTCCCCGTGAAAAAGCAAAAGGGGGAAAAAGTGATTGCAGGTTCTATCAATGGAAATGGTTCCTTAAAAATTTCTGTCACACATCCTTCGAAAGACTCTTATCTTGCAAGTGTTATTAAGTTAGTCAATGATGCCCAAAAGACAAAATCCAAAACACAATTACTCGCTGACAAAGCGGCAAGAATTTTAACTATCGTAGCTTTAGCTGCAGGTATATCTACTTTCTTTTATTGGTGGTCTATTGCAAATGAGTCATTGGCATTTGCAATGGAAAGAATGGTTACAGTAATAGTAATTTGCTGTCCACATGCATTAGGCTTAGCTGTGCCATTAGTAGTTGCAAAATCTACCTCCTTGTCTGCAAAACATGGTTTGTTGATCAAAAACAGAACAGCATTTGAAAATTCCAGAAAGGTTACCACAGTTATATTCGATAAAACGGGTACACTTACTTTTGGAAATTTCAATGTGATCCGGTATGGTTCATTTGATTCGTCTGTCAATGATGAGTTAATACTTCAAATGGCTTTTTCACTTGAACAAAATTCCGAACATCCAATTGCCACAGGGATAGTTAAAAAGGCAAATGTAAGAAAATTGAACCCACTTCCTGTTTCTGAGTTTAAAGCTATTACAGGGCAAGGTATCACTGGAATTATAAACAACTCTAAAGTTTTAGTTTCCAGTCCGGCATTTATTCAGAAAAATTATCCTGAAATGTTACTTAAAGACAGTCAACCAAATGAAACGGTTGTGTATGTATTAGTTAATGATAAAGTAAGTGGATTTATATCTCTTGCCGATGAAATACGTCCGGAATCAGGTAGAGCAATTGAAAGACTACATGTTGCCAAAATAAAATCGATCCTTTTAACAGGCGATAATAATAAAGTCGCTGAAAGTGTCAGCCGGCAATTAAATATGGATGGTTATTATGCTGAAGTTCTACCACATCAAAAACTTGACAAGATCAAAGAACTACAACAAAAGGGTGAGTACATTGCAATGGCCGGGGATGGTGTTAATGATGCTCCTGCTTTAGCGCAAGCAGATGTCGGCATTGCAGTTGGAAGTGGAAGCGATATTGCAGCGGAGACAGCAGGAATCGTTTTAGTAAACAGCAATCCTGAAGACATTGTCAGTCTTATTCTTTTTGGAAAGGCCACCTACAGGAAAATGGTTCAAAATCTAATATGGGCTACCGGATATAATGTAGTTGCTATTCCATTGGCAGCGGGCATGTTTGGAATAATGCTTAATCCGGCAGCAGGTGCAGTTTTGATGAGTTTAAGTACTATTATTGTGGCTTTTAATGCTAGGTTTTTGAAGATTTCATAG
- a CDS encoding SRPBCC family protein has protein sequence MKTKSKSIIINSSPEIVFQQMDDFSKTGMHMSESSMMMMGSKLKLEQLSKNSSGVGAKYRWYGKMAGMIIYFTTTITKWQAPLLKEWETIGDAKIIIMSWYRMWFELSPLENSTIAKLSISYLPPKQWFYKFLSFLFANMYCNWCLKNMLEDTKKNIDGRIL, from the coding sequence ATGAAGACAAAATCGAAAAGTATTATAATTAATTCCAGTCCTGAAATTGTTTTTCAGCAAATGGATGATTTTTCAAAAACAGGAATGCACATGAGCGAAAGTTCTATGATGATGATGGGAAGCAAATTAAAATTAGAACAACTATCGAAAAATTCAAGTGGAGTTGGAGCAAAATATCGTTGGTATGGAAAGATGGCAGGAATGATTATTTATTTCACCACAACAATTACCAAGTGGCAAGCGCCTTTATTAAAAGAATGGGAGACAATTGGTGATGCTAAAATTATTATAATGTCATGGTATCGAATGTGGTTTGAATTATCTCCACTTGAAAATTCAACTATCGCGAAACTTTCTATTAGCTATTTGCCGCCAAAACAATGGTTCTATAAGTTTCTTTCCTTCCTTTTCGCAAATATGTATTGTAACTGGTGTTTGAAAAATATGTTAGAGGATACTAAAAAAAACATTGATGGAAGAATCCTATAA
- a CDS encoding efflux RND transporter permease subunit — protein MVERLISISLRNRFVVLLFAAGMLGWGLYEVQHNPVDAIPDLSENQVIVFSEWMGRSPQVIEDQITYPLVSNLQGIAKLKNIRGSSMFGMSFVYLVFEDNVDIYWARTRVAERLNFAQKLLPEGISPTLGPDGTGVGHIFWYSLDAKGYDLGEQRALQDWYIKFSLQTVPGVSEVASFGGFQKQYQVIIDPVKLNFFNLSMMDVLQAVKSNNNDVGGRKFEMSDKSYIVRGLGYIKSIGEIENISLSTSNNVPIRIKDVGSVQMGGDIRYGIFDENGEGEKVGGIVVMRYGENADEVIKNVKAKMAELQKGLPEGVKFKINYDRSGLIEEAISSVKGTLVEVFISVTIVILIFLFHWRSAIIILIQIPVSVASSFILLNLLGFSSNIMSLTGIALAIGVIVDDGIVMVENAYRHLSEAQLKE, from the coding sequence ATGGTTGAACGTCTTATATCAATCTCATTGCGCAATCGCTTTGTTGTATTACTTTTTGCAGCAGGCATGTTAGGGTGGGGACTTTACGAAGTGCAGCACAACCCCGTAGATGCAATACCTGACTTATCCGAAAATCAGGTAATTGTTTTTTCTGAATGGATGGGGAGAAGCCCGCAGGTAATCGAGGACCAGATTACATATCCACTCGTTTCAAATTTGCAAGGCATTGCGAAACTTAAAAATATCCGAGGTTCATCTATGTTCGGAATGAGTTTCGTATATCTAGTTTTTGAGGACAATGTTGACATTTATTGGGCTAGAACGAGGGTAGCAGAGCGGTTAAATTTTGCACAGAAACTTTTACCTGAAGGAATTTCACCCACACTCGGCCCCGATGGAACAGGCGTTGGCCATATCTTTTGGTATTCGTTAGATGCCAAAGGATATGATCTTGGCGAACAACGTGCTTTGCAGGATTGGTATATCAAGTTTTCTTTACAAACAGTTCCCGGAGTAAGTGAAGTTGCCTCCTTCGGAGGTTTTCAAAAACAGTATCAGGTAATTATTGACCCTGTGAAACTGAACTTCTTTAATCTCTCAATGATGGACGTTTTGCAAGCGGTAAAATCAAATAACAATGATGTTGGAGGACGAAAATTTGAAATGAGCGATAAGTCATATATCGTGCGAGGTTTGGGTTACATTAAATCAATCGGTGAAATTGAAAATATTTCACTTAGCACTTCCAATAATGTTCCCATAAGAATTAAAGATGTTGGGTCGGTGCAAATGGGTGGCGATATCCGATACGGAATTTTTGACGAAAACGGAGAAGGCGAAAAAGTCGGTGGAATTGTAGTAATGCGATACGGAGAAAACGCTGATGAGGTTATAAAAAACGTAAAGGCAAAAATGGCTGAATTACAAAAAGGTTTACCTGAAGGCGTGAAATTTAAAATTAATTATGACAGAAGTGGATTAATTGAAGAAGCTATTAGTTCAGTAAAGGGAACACTGGTTGAAGTGTTTATTAGTGTTACTATAGTCATTTTAATTTTTCTTTTCCATTGGCGAAGCGCAATTATAATTCTCATTCAAATTCCTGTTTCGGTTGCATCAAGTTTTATTCTCTTAAATCTTCTAGGGTTTTCTTCCAACATCATGTCACTTACGGGAATTGCTTTGGCAATTGGTGTAATTGTAGATGATGGAATTGTTATGGTAGAAAATGCTTACAGGCATTTAAGTGAAGCGCAGTTGAAAGAATAA
- a CDS encoding efflux RND transporter periplasmic adaptor subunit, whose translation MNALWVEAQVYLPYLTYIKIGTEASFSIPAATQELFSGKVVFIDPQVQAPQRYVLARFQLTNSSRQIKPGMLANINLQTEKKKSYVLPLDAIVQDSKGANVWVRNNDGVFENKMVTVGMQNSSQIEIIDGLKEGDVVVVKGAYLLNSEYIFKKGANPMEGHQEMPGMKM comes from the coding sequence ATAAATGCACTATGGGTAGAAGCCCAAGTCTATCTCCCCTATTTAACTTATATAAAAATTGGAACGGAAGCTAGTTTTTCTATTCCTGCTGCAACTCAAGAATTGTTTTCGGGGAAAGTAGTTTTTATTGATCCACAAGTGCAAGCGCCACAACGGTATGTTTTGGCAAGATTTCAGTTAACTAATTCATCAAGACAAATAAAGCCCGGAATGTTAGCTAATATAAACTTACAAACAGAAAAGAAAAAATCTTATGTGCTGCCTTTAGATGCAATTGTTCAGGATAGTAAAGGAGCAAATGTGTGGGTGAGAAACAATGATGGAGTGTTTGAAAATAAAATGGTAACAGTAGGTATGCAGAACAGTAGCCAAATTGAAATAATTGATGGATTGAAAGAAGGAGATGTTGTTGTTGTGAAAGGTGCATACTTATTGAACAGCGAATATATTTTTAAAAAAGGAGCGAACCCTATGGAAGGCCATCAAGAAATGCCGGGAATGAAAATGTAA
- a CDS encoding efflux RND transporter periplasmic adaptor subunit — protein sequence MAGSDEYFTCSMDPQVIENKAGNCPICHMKLIKVKRNNLKTGQIKLSSQQIQLGNITYDTVRVHELAKEITLTGKVTVDQNLSDAISARVQGRIEKLAVRNIGEYISRGQMLYEIYSEDLNLAQEEYLLALQKSFSTGDFIESTKNKLLLFGMSELQIDQLNTSKQILQNIPVFAKTEGFVSEISVNEGNYVSAGATLSDSLQ from the coding sequence ATGGCGGGATCAGATGAGTATTTCACATGCTCAATGGATCCGCAAGTGATAGAAAATAAAGCTGGCAACTGTCCAATTTGCCACATGAAACTGATTAAGGTAAAAAGGAATAATCTCAAAACGGGACAAATAAAACTAAGTTCCCAACAAATCCAATTAGGTAACATTACATATGACACAGTTCGTGTTCATGAGTTGGCTAAAGAAATTACCCTTACAGGAAAAGTTACAGTGGACCAAAATCTTTCAGATGCTATCAGTGCAAGAGTCCAAGGAAGAATTGAAAAGTTAGCCGTAAGAAACATTGGAGAATACATTAGCAGAGGTCAGATGCTTTATGAAATCTACAGTGAAGATTTAAACTTGGCGCAAGAAGAATATTTGCTAGCTCTACAAAAGTCATTTTCAACTGGTGATTTTATCGAAAGCACTAAAAATAAGTTGCTGTTATTTGGAATGAGCGAATTGCAAATCGATCAACTTAATACCTCCAAGCAAATTCTGCAAAATATTCCGGTGTTTGCGAAAACGGAGGGCTTTGTGAGCGAAATATCTGTTAATGAAGGGAATTACGTCTCAGCAGGCGCTACTCTTTCCGACTCGCTTCAATAA
- a CDS encoding efflux RND transporter periplasmic adaptor subunit has protein sequence MKKNWKFDKGMARGNGIVAFSVFIGIAILIFISSCSSRDEHKHIQANKTSELEGLEQPTNQTVFSDVKTILPMQQTITPRLNAIGVIVYDPRSLNNISARFSGRIEKLYVRFNFENVFKGQRIMDIYSPEILTEQQNLIYLLNSSIKDFPLINSSKTKLQLLGLNNEQLKQIETTKQPINPLPIYSPYTGHIHDLGISSGVTSAAPSKGNGMSSGMNTTSESPTQMQVENLSSSRTSALSIKEGMYLQSGQAFFSVYNISQVWAVLDIFPQDAALINIGDKVSHY, from the coding sequence ATGAAAAAGAATTGGAAATTCGATAAGGGCATGGCAAGAGGCAATGGGATCGTTGCTTTCTCGGTGTTTATCGGGATTGCAATTCTGATTTTCATCTCGTCTTGTAGTAGCCGAGACGAACACAAACACATTCAGGCAAACAAGACCAGTGAGTTGGAAGGCTTAGAACAACCAACTAATCAAACAGTATTTAGTGACGTAAAAACAATTCTACCTATGCAACAAACGATCACGCCCCGATTAAATGCAATAGGCGTAATTGTTTACGATCCTCGCTCACTCAACAATATCAGCGCACGGTTCAGTGGGCGAATTGAAAAATTGTATGTGCGCTTCAATTTTGAAAATGTTTTTAAAGGTCAGCGAATCATGGATATCTACAGTCCGGAAATTTTGACTGAACAACAAAATCTAATTTATCTTTTGAACAGTTCTATTAAGGACTTTCCGCTCATCAATTCATCTAAAACTAAATTACAATTGCTAGGATTAAACAATGAACAACTTAAACAAATTGAAACCACGAAACAACCGATAAATCCATTACCAATATACAGCCCTTATACTGGGCACATTCATGATTTAGGAATTAGCAGTGGAGTTACTTCTGCTGCACCTTCCAAGGGGAATGGAATGAGTTCAGGAATGAATACAACTAGTGAATCGCCCACACAAATGCAAGTTGAGAATCTTTCCTCCTCAAGAACCTCCGCACTTTCAATTAAGGAAGGAATGTATTTGCAAAGTGGTCAGGCATTTTTTTCGGTTTACAATATAAGTCAGGTTTGGGCAGTGTTGGATATATTTCCACAAGATGCTGCACTAATCAATATAGGTGATAAAGTCTCTCACTACTGA
- a CDS encoding TolC family protein, translating to MKNNKRILLFIFCVCAIQTFGQVLTIDSVLSRIESNNPMLKMYDEQINAANNYSEMAKSWMPPTFSTGPWQAPYKNFSDGMWMITGEQMIPNPAKQKANYQFMQGMASIEQQGKAAKKNEMFAMAKTNYYEWIVLQKKYYVLMQTDSLLNYIVQVAQNRFTFNKEKLNNIYKSQADLFELRNMEAMLVGDMKMKNIELNTLMNIDKSYEFDVDTSFISYDYELQLIDTFLITTSRSDIKQFDANIGLLKFQQQYEKSKRLPDFGISLSHMQSLGMMPNQYSAMGMMTIPIAPWATKEYKSNIKGLNNTLNAIGYQKQSLVNETAGKIASLQTQMKYSKQQLTNYTNLIIPTYFKSYETSMLAYEQNTEDLFVVLDALKMHRMAKMNELDQLNVLFKLQVEYEKELEIR from the coding sequence ATGAAGAATAATAAAAGAATATTGCTATTTATTTTTTGTGTTTGTGCAATTCAAACATTCGGACAAGTGTTGACAATTGACTCAGTTTTGAGTAGGATAGAAAGTAATAACCCAATGCTCAAAATGTATGATGAGCAAATCAATGCTGCGAATAATTATTCGGAGATGGCAAAAAGTTGGATGCCTCCCACTTTTTCTACAGGTCCGTGGCAAGCTCCCTACAAAAACTTTAGCGATGGGATGTGGATGATAACAGGAGAACAAATGATTCCGAATCCTGCAAAACAAAAGGCGAATTATCAATTTATGCAGGGCATGGCTTCAATTGAACAACAAGGAAAAGCTGCAAAGAAGAATGAAATGTTCGCAATGGCTAAAACGAATTATTACGAATGGATAGTGCTGCAAAAGAAATACTATGTATTGATGCAAACCGATTCCCTTTTAAATTATATCGTTCAGGTTGCACAAAATCGTTTCACCTTTAACAAAGAAAAACTCAATAACATTTACAAATCTCAGGCAGACTTATTTGAATTACGCAATATGGAAGCAATGTTGGTTGGCGATATGAAAATGAAAAATATTGAACTTAACACTCTCATGAATATTGACAAGTCATATGAGTTTGATGTTGATACCTCATTCATATCATACGATTATGAATTGCAGTTAATTGATACTTTCCTTATTACAACATCACGCAGCGATATCAAACAATTTGATGCAAATATTGGCTTACTTAAATTCCAACAGCAATACGAAAAATCGAAACGCTTGCCTGACTTTGGAATTTCACTAAGTCACATGCAATCACTGGGTATGATGCCTAATCAGTATTCAGCAATGGGAATGATGACAATTCCAATTGCGCCGTGGGCAACCAAAGAATACAAATCAAATATTAAAGGGTTGAACAACACCCTCAATGCTATAGGTTATCAAAAACAATCTCTTGTCAATGAAACAGCAGGGAAAATAGCCTCATTGCAGACACAAATGAAATATTCAAAGCAGCAACTAACTAATTATACCAATCTGATAATTCCAACCTATTTCAAGAGTTATGAAACCTCAATGCTTGCCTATGAGCAAAATACAGAGGATCTTTTTGTCGTACTTGATGCGTTGAAGATGCATCGAATGGCAAAAATGAATGAATTAGACCAATTGAATGTACTTTTTAAATTACAAGTAGAATATGAAAAAGAATTGGAAATTCGATAA
- a CDS encoding efflux RND transporter permease subunit, translating to MESKERLQIIEKSSKQVGPGVFYSTIVVITSFLPVFLLTGIEGKMFHPLAWTKSFILIIDAFLAITLAPVLISFILKGKLKPESANPVTRVLEKIYSPILKWCLHWRKTVIALNIIALTVGGIMLFRMGSEFMPPLDEGSILFMPVTLPDVSNSEVKRILQVQDKLIMSVPEVGNVLGKAGRANTATDNSPISMIETIILLKPKAQWRIGITKNEIINELNAKLQIPGVVNGFTQPIINRINMLSTGIRTDVGLKIYGQNLDSIYTLAVKMKNELQGINGIKDLYVEPVTGGRYVDITVKKNEIGKYGLSVDDVNMYVETALGGMNLTTTIEGRERFTVNARFAQDYRNSLEAINQIPIKTMNYGTVPLSSVAEVTVSEGPPMINSENAMLRGTVLFNVRDRDLGSTVKEAQDKLDKMFSKLPKGYNLEWSGQYENQIRANKTLKFIMPIVLIIIFMVLYFTYKSLKEALLTIITVPFALIGGVYMVYFYGVNLSVAVAVGFIALFGVAIETAMLMVIYLNEYMEKLVKDKGNSNETISKADLRKYIMDGAVQRLRPKLMTVSVSLFGLIPILWSTGTGSDVMLPITIPLIGGVITSTIYVLLVTPIIYEMGKERELKKHGKIILPGINEE from the coding sequence GTGGAAAGTAAAGAACGATTACAAATTATTGAAAAGTCCTCGAAACAGGTAGGGCCTGGTGTGTTTTATTCAACCATCGTTGTAATTACCTCTTTTCTCCCCGTTTTTTTACTTACCGGTATTGAAGGAAAAATGTTTCATCCACTAGCTTGGACAAAATCTTTCATACTTATTATTGATGCATTTCTTGCTATTACGCTTGCACCTGTTTTGATTTCATTTATTCTAAAAGGGAAATTAAAACCTGAAAGTGCAAACCCTGTAACGCGGGTCTTGGAGAAGATTTACTCTCCTATTTTGAAATGGTGCTTGCATTGGCGAAAAACAGTAATAGCACTAAATATAATAGCGCTCACCGTTGGTGGTATTATGTTGTTTCGAATGGGCTCAGAGTTTATGCCTCCATTGGATGAAGGCTCTATACTGTTCATGCCTGTAACACTACCAGATGTATCAAATTCTGAGGTTAAAAGAATTTTACAGGTACAGGATAAATTAATTATGTCAGTTCCTGAAGTAGGAAATGTATTAGGCAAAGCTGGCAGAGCAAACACAGCGACCGATAATTCTCCAATCAGTATGATTGAAACAATTATTCTATTGAAACCAAAGGCACAATGGAGAATCGGTATAACCAAGAACGAGATAATTAACGAATTGAATGCAAAGTTGCAAATTCCAGGTGTAGTTAACGGTTTCACTCAACCTATTATCAACCGAATCAACATGCTTTCAACAGGAATAAGAACAGATGTAGGATTGAAAATTTATGGACAGAATCTAGATTCCATCTATACTCTTGCGGTAAAAATGAAAAATGAATTGCAAGGGATCAATGGCATTAAAGATTTATATGTTGAACCCGTTACAGGAGGGAGATATGTGGATATTACAGTGAAAAAAAACGAAATTGGGAAATATGGTTTGAGTGTGGATGATGTGAATATGTATGTTGAAACTGCATTAGGGGGAATGAATCTAACTACAACAATTGAAGGCAGAGAACGATTTACGGTGAATGCACGGTTCGCACAGGACTACAGAAACAGTTTAGAAGCCATAAACCAAATTCCAATAAAAACTATGAATTATGGAACCGTTCCGCTTTCATCAGTAGCTGAAGTAACTGTTTCGGAAGGTCCACCAATGATTAACTCAGAAAACGCTATGTTGCGGGGAACAGTATTGTTCAATGTACGGGATCGTGACTTGGGAAGCACAGTGAAAGAAGCACAAGACAAATTGGACAAAATGTTTTCCAAACTTCCGAAAGGTTACAACCTTGAATGGAGCGGTCAATATGAAAATCAAATTCGTGCGAACAAAACATTAAAATTTATAATGCCAATTGTTCTTATTATCATTTTTATGGTATTGTATTTTACTTACAAATCATTGAAAGAAGCTTTACTGACTATTATTACTGTTCCGTTTGCATTAATAGGCGGAGTGTATATGGTTTATTTCTATGGAGTGAATTTATCAGTTGCCGTTGCCGTTGGTTTTATCGCATTGTTTGGTGTAGCAATTGAAACAGCAATGTTGATGGTTATATACCTTAATGAGTATATGGAAAAGTTGGTTAAAGATAAAGGTAATTCAAATGAAACTATTTCAAAGGCTGATTTACGTAAATACATAATGGACGGTGCCGTTCAACGGTTGCGGCCAAAATTAATGACTGTTTCCGTTTCGCTCTTTGGCTTAATTCCTATACTCTGGTCAACTGGTACGGGCAGCGATGTGATGTTGCCAATTACAATTCCCTTGATTGGCGGTGTAATTACTTCTACTATTTATGTCTTATTGGTAACACCTATAATTTATGAAATGGGAAAGGAAAGAGAATTAAAAAAACATGGAAAAATAATCCTGCCGGGAATAAATGAAGAATAA
- a CDS encoding T9SS type A sorting domain-containing protein, whose protein sequence is MKYLILLLSILFILRADAQQVTWSSEVTVAMSMDGNLHPRVVTDASGNPMIIWGKGSSNECKFSKWNGTMFTSPITINPPSIPVFTASWAGPDIASRGDTVYIVIKETPEDVNPIYIVSSFDGGQSFSSPIQVDFVTPDLSRFPTVTIDDSGNPIVGFMKLDPNFSNARWMVTRSSDYGNTFITDVLASGWSGGVVCDCCPSSIVSEGNTVAMLYRDNLNNIRDSWTSISMDNAISFTNGWNVDLNNWMIMACPSTGPDGVIVEDSLYSVFMNGASGSPKVYFSSSSISNMSLTSVQQLSGNNDQNYPRISNYESAVGIVWKETVSGENKALLRFSSDINNGLNPVTDTIANAGVVNADVAIHDGNVYVVWQDDISGTVKFKSGIYIPTTNISVVETGRILLYPNPAGSEEIKMLLSAVPDGEYNFKIENVLGQCTINSKCQVINGEVNLKISPENGMYVLKIETEKGELLSKFIRQ, encoded by the coding sequence ATGAAATATCTTATCCTACTTCTCTCAATATTATTTATCCTAAGAGCAGATGCCCAGCAAGTGACATGGTCATCTGAAGTCACCGTTGCAATGTCAATGGATGGGAACCTTCATCCTAGAGTTGTTACTGATGCTTCAGGAAATCCTATGATTATTTGGGGAAAAGGATCGTCAAATGAATGTAAATTCTCCAAGTGGAACGGAACAATGTTTACAAGCCCTATAACGATCAACCCACCTTCAATCCCTGTATTTACTGCATCTTGGGCCGGGCCAGACATTGCTTCACGAGGAGATACAGTTTACATTGTGATCAAAGAAACACCCGAAGATGTTAACCCGATTTACATTGTCAGTTCTTTTGATGGTGGACAGTCATTTTCATCACCAATTCAAGTGGATTTCGTTACTCCTGACCTTAGTCGGTTTCCAACAGTTACAATAGACGATTCAGGAAATCCAATAGTTGGGTTTATGAAATTGGATCCTAACTTTTCAAATGCAAGATGGATGGTAACAAGATCTTCGGATTATGGAAATACTTTTATAACAGATGTTTTAGCAAGTGGCTGGTCAGGTGGCGTCGTATGTGATTGCTGTCCGAGTTCAATTGTAAGCGAAGGAAATACTGTTGCTATGCTTTATCGTGACAACCTAAACAATATTAGAGATAGCTGGACAAGTATCTCAATGGATAATGCTATATCGTTTACAAACGGCTGGAATGTTGATTTAAATAATTGGATGATTATGGCTTGTCCGTCTACGGGACCAGATGGAGTTATCGTTGAAGATTCTCTGTATTCGGTTTTCATGAATGGTGCAAGTGGTTCTCCAAAAGTTTATTTCAGCAGTTCGTCTATCAGTAATATGTCGCTTACATCTGTTCAACAATTATCAGGTAATAATGATCAGAACTACCCACGAATCTCAAACTATGAGTCTGCCGTCGGAATAGTGTGGAAGGAAACAGTTTCAGGTGAAAATAAAGCACTATTACGGTTTTCATCTGATATAAATAACGGCTTGAATCCGGTAACTGACACAATTGCTAATGCAGGAGTTGTGAACGCAGACGTTGCAATTCATGATGGAAATGTCTATGTCGTTTGGCAAGACGATATTTCAGGAACTGTAAAATTCAAAAGTGGTATTTATATTCCGACGACAAATATTTCTGTGGTTGAAACGGGTAGAATTTTATTGTATCCTAATCCCGCGGGTTCTGAAGAAATTAAAATGCTACTTAGTGCGGTTCCAGATGGAGAGTACAATTTTAAAATTGAAAATGTTTTAGGGCAATGTACTATTAACAGCAAATGTCAGGTAATCAATGGAGAAGTAAATTTGAAAATTTCTCCTGAAAATGGAATGTATGTTTTAAAAATTGAAACAGAAAAGGGAGAATTGTTAAGCAAATTTATCAGACAATAA
- a CDS encoding T9SS type A sorting domain-containing protein, whose translation MNYNSSEFIIDLHSIQSGIYILRVTDNHKSQYCKIIKL comes from the coding sequence TTGAATTACAATTCATCAGAATTTATTATTGACTTGCACAGTATTCAATCAGGTATATATATTTTAAGAGTTACTGACAACCATAAATCTCAGTATTGTAAAATAATTAAACTATAA